A single genomic interval of Blochmannia endosymbiont of Camponotus sp. C-003 harbors:
- the dapF gene encoding diaminopimelate epimerase, with protein sequence MRFTKMNGLGNDFVIIDAITQNIHLTAENIKHLANRCYGIGFDQLLIVEPPYDPTIDFHCRIYNADGTEANQCGNGMRCFSQFVYYKKLTNKKQNIHISTRTNHIISSIMNENHVSINMGSPIFDPTLIPFYTSQYQKIYILFLPTEIILCGMVSMGNPHCIILVESIKTIQVTSLGSALENHHCFPERVNVSFMQIINRNNIQLRVYERGVGETQSCGTAACAAVAVGIQQGLLYESVNVNLPGGTISINWKGASNALYMIGSTSYVYDGHINLQNIQ encoded by the coding sequence ATGCGATTTACCAAAATGAATGGATTGGGCAATGATTTTGTCATCATAGATGCTATCACACAAAATATACATCTTACTGCTGAAAATATCAAACATTTAGCAAATCGATGTTATGGAATTGGATTTGATCAATTATTAATAGTAGAGCCTCCCTATGATCCAACAATAGATTTTCATTGTAGAATTTATAATGCGGATGGAACAGAAGCAAACCAATGTGGTAACGGTATGCGTTGTTTTTCACAATTTGTCTACTACAAAAAATTAACTAATAAAAAACAAAATATTCATATTAGCACTCGCACCAATCACATCATTTCATCCATCATGAATGAAAATCACGTATCTATCAATATGGGCTCACCTATTTTTGATCCGACACTTATTCCATTTTATACGTCACAATATCAAAAAATTTATATTTTATTCTTACCTACAGAAATCATACTATGTGGAATGGTATCCATGGGTAATCCTCATTGTATTATTTTAGTAGAATCAATAAAAACTATCCAAGTTACTTCATTAGGATCAGCATTAGAAAATCATCACTGTTTTCCAGAACGAGTTAACGTAAGTTTTATGCAAATAATCAATCGTAATAACATTCAATTACGAGTATATGAACGCGGCGTAGGAGAAACTCAGTCTTGTGGAACTGCCGCCTGCGCGGCAGTTGCCGTAGGTATTCAACAAGGGTTATTATATGAATCAGTAAACGTAAACTTGCCCGGAGGTACTATATCAATAAATTGGAAAGGAGCAAGTAATGCATTGTACATGATTGGATCAACGTCTTATGTATATGATGGGCACATTAATTTACAAAACATACAATAA
- the yigL gene encoding sugar/pyridoxal phosphate phosphatase YigL, with product MFRVVVSDLDGTLLTPDHRLTSFTKKILKLLTARNIHFVFATGRHHTNVMQIRDNLKINSYMITSNGAKIHNANGKLIASYDLPTEITADLLRIVHHDSQIITNIFYNDKWLINRSKPHQSCFYNGYASDYHIYQKDTSPLHGIYKVYFTSNNYKRLLSLEKKLHARWNHRINISFSLPTCLEVMPEGVSKGQALEKVVKLLGYQLKDCISFGDGMNDREMLEMTGKGCIMSNAQQRLKDALPSLEIIGSNKDDAVPHYLQYIYCQ from the coding sequence ATGTTTCGCGTCGTTGTGTCTGATTTAGATGGTACCCTGCTGACGCCGGACCACCGATTAACATCTTTTACTAAAAAGATTCTAAAATTGTTAACTGCTCGTAATATTCATTTTGTTTTTGCTACTGGTCGACATCACACGAATGTCATGCAAATACGTGATAATTTGAAAATTAATTCTTATATGATCACTTCCAATGGAGCTAAAATACATAATGCCAACGGAAAATTAATTGCTTCTTATGATTTACCTACAGAAATTACAGCTGATTTATTACGTATAGTACACCATGATTCTCAAATTATTACTAATATTTTTTATAATGATAAATGGTTGATCAATCGATCAAAACCACATCAAAGTTGTTTTTATAACGGATATGCATCTGATTATCACATATATCAGAAAGATACATCACCCTTGCATGGTATCTATAAAGTATATTTCACAAGTAATAATTACAAACGATTGCTATCTTTAGAAAAAAAATTACATGCACGATGGAATCATCGAATCAATATTAGTTTTTCACTCCCTACATGTCTTGAAGTGATGCCAGAAGGGGTTTCTAAGGGACAGGCTTTAGAGAAGGTAGTTAAATTATTAGGATATCAACTAAAAGATTGCATTTCATTTGGAGATGGCATGAATGATCGAGAAATGTTAGAAATGACAGGAAAAGGATGTATAATGAGCAACGCACAACAAAGACTAAAAGACGCCCTTCCTTCCCTAGAGATCATTGGAAGCAATAAGGATGATGCAGTACCTCATTATTTACAATATATTTATTGCCAATAA
- the yigB gene encoding 5-amino-6-(5-phospho-D-ribitylamino)uracil phosphatase YigB: MHFYRTLQPFHAITLDLDNTLYDNYPIINQAEEKSLLFLQQYHPALSKIQKKDYYQARKTLRLTEPDIYHDVNYWRWKSLKIILLQSGLTKHEAQLGADYTMEIIIHWRNKISISFSTHDVLSALSSKWPLIAITNGNANPVFCGLQKYFQDVLRAGIHGRAKPYTDMYYLASKRFGISCKNILHVGDDLNTDIKGAMHAGMQSCWISQYNLNHFFSIDTTLLPHLKISKLASLTYLL, from the coding sequence ATGCATTTTTACCGTACATTACAACCTTTTCATGCTATAACTCTAGATTTAGATAACACATTATACGATAATTATCCAATAATAAATCAAGCTGAAGAAAAATCACTATTGTTTTTACAACAATATCATCCCGCATTATCTAAAATACAAAAAAAGGATTATTATCAAGCACGTAAAACACTTCGACTTACGGAACCAGATATTTACCATGATGTAAATTATTGGCGTTGGAAATCTTTAAAAATAATTTTACTACAATCAGGTTTAACTAAACATGAAGCACAATTAGGAGCTGATTATACTATGGAAATTATTATACATTGGCGCAACAAAATCAGTATCTCTTTTAGTACACATGATGTATTATCAGCATTAAGTTCTAAATGGCCATTAATTGCAATCACTAATGGTAATGCAAATCCTGTTTTTTGTGGATTACAAAAATATTTTCAAGATGTATTACGCGCTGGAATTCATGGCCGCGCTAAACCTTATACAGATATGTATTATTTGGCTTCTAAGCGTTTTGGAATATCCTGTAAAAATATTTTACACGTAGGAGATGACTTAAATACAGATATAAAAGGAGCTATGCATGCTGGGATGCAGTCTTGTTGGATTAGTCAATACAATTTAAATCATTTTTTTTCAATTGATACAACATTGTTACCACATTTGAAAATTTCAAAATTAGCATCATTAACATATTTATTATAA
- a CDS encoding YhgN family NAAT transporter gives MNEMISATVLLFLIMDPIGNLPIFMSILKDLEPKRRQVIIIREMVIALLLMLGFLFVGEYILIFLNLHTETVSISGGIVLFLIAIKMIFPSEEGNATGSLDGEEPFLVPLAIPLVAGPSILATLLLLSHQYPQKTNFLILALIVAWGLSMLILMLSNIFSRLLGSKGIGALERLMGLLLVMISTQMLLDGIHSYLCV, from the coding sequence ATGAATGAAATGATATCAGCTACAGTTTTATTGTTTTTAATCATGGATCCTATCGGAAATTTACCAATTTTTATGTCCATATTAAAAGATTTAGAACCAAAACGACGTCAAGTTATAATAATTAGAGAGATGGTAATCGCTTTATTACTAATGTTAGGATTTTTATTCGTTGGTGAATATATTTTAATATTTCTCAATTTACATACTGAAACAGTTTCAATATCCGGAGGTATCGTGTTGTTTTTAATTGCCATAAAAATGATATTTCCTTCAGAAGAAGGCAATGCTACTGGGTCTTTAGATGGAGAAGAACCTTTTTTAGTACCCCTTGCTATTCCTTTAGTCGCGGGTCCTTCAATTCTAGCAACGTTGTTATTATTGTCTCATCAATATCCCCAAAAAACTAATTTTTTAATTTTGGCATTAATTGTGGCTTGGGGATTATCTATGTTGATCTTGATGTTGTCTAATATATTTTCGCGTTTATTGGGTAGTAAAGGTATTGGTGCATTGGAAAGGTTAATGGGTTTGTTATTAGTAATGATTTCTACTCAAATGTTACTCGATGGAATACATAGTTATTTATGTGTATGA
- the corA gene encoding magnesium/cobalt transporter CorA translates to MFNIFQLKNNHLFRINEKDKTSLLNNIIWIDIIDSHDDNHNYMPNILLHQKIKFFKLKDINKTERFFKDKNGLHIHSFFLTYNNQKQMDNSSVFFTIHNGCLYTSRKKEFPVFYMYQKHLHNHLLINGNAYELLLNLFEVKLDDLANKIEHIYSTLETLSSVIMNGQQIEEYDHALSDLAILENIGWKIRVNLLDTERGIKFLIRKVKLSVVQQQYANNILSEITSLLPHNEYVFHQVSSLTQSAMGFINIEQNRIIKIFSVIFLPPTLIASSYGMNFKFMPELQWSFGYPSAIILMILSGLAPYIYFKYKNWL, encoded by the coding sequence ATGTTTAATATATTTCAATTAAAAAATAATCATTTATTTCGTATTAATGAAAAAGATAAAACATCATTATTAAATAATATTATTTGGATTGATATAATAGATTCACATGACGATAACCATAATTATATGCCAAATATATTACTTCACCAAAAAATAAAATTTTTTAAACTGAAAGATATCAACAAAACTGAACGTTTTTTTAAAGATAAAAATGGATTACACATTCATTCTTTTTTCCTTACATATAACAACCAAAAACAAATGGATAACTCTAGTGTGTTCTTTACCATTCACAATGGATGTCTATATACCTCACGTAAAAAAGAATTTCCGGTATTTTATATGTACCAAAAACATTTACATAATCATTTGTTGATTAATGGAAATGCTTATGAATTATTATTAAATTTATTTGAGGTAAAACTTGATGATCTAGCAAATAAAATAGAACATATTTATTCCACTTTAGAAACATTGAGTTCTGTCATTATGAACGGTCAACAAATCGAAGAATACGATCATGCACTTTCTGATTTAGCTATATTGGAAAATATAGGTTGGAAAATCCGTGTTAACTTGTTAGATACTGAAAGAGGAATAAAATTTTTAATACGTAAAGTAAAATTATCTGTAGTACAACAACAATATGCTAATAATATTTTAAGTGAAATTACATCGCTATTACCTCATAATGAATATGTATTTCATCAAGTAAGCTCTTTAACTCAATCAGCAATGGGATTTATTAATATCGAACAAAATAGAATTATAAAAATTTTTTCAGTTATTTTTTTACCCCCAACTTTGATAGCATCTAGTTACGGCATGAATTTTAAATTCATGCCAGAATTACAATGGTCATTTGGTTATCCTAGCGCCATTATTTTAATGATTCTATCAGGACTTGCTCCATACATCTATTTCAAATATAAAAATTGGCTATAA